One genomic region from Argentina anserina chromosome 2, drPotAnse1.1, whole genome shotgun sequence encodes:
- the LOC126783720 gene encoding PH, RCC1 and FYVE domains-containing protein 1-like, whose amino-acid sequence MADLVSYGNANRDIDQAIIALKKGAQLLKYGRKGKPKFCPFRLSSDESSLIWVSSSGERNLKLASVSRIIPGQRTAVFQRYLRPEKDYLSFSLIYNNGKRSLDLICKDKVEAEVWIAGVKSLISSGRGGRSKIDGWSDGGLYLDDSKDLTSNSPSDSSISGTRDIGSPEISVNFKSHTSPNSLLPDNSPVSERSHVASDQTNMQVKGSSSDAFRVSVSSAPSTSSHGSAPDDCDALGDVYIWGEVICDSVVKIGADKNVSYSSPRADVLVPRPLECNVVLDVHHIACGVKHAALVTRQGEVFTWGEESGGRLGHGVGKDVAQPCLVESLAATSVDFAACGEFHSCAVTMAGELYTWGDGTHNAGLLGHGSDVSHWIPRRISGPLEGLQVASVSCGPWHTALVTSNGKLFTFGDGTFGVLGHGDRENVSCPREVDSLSGLRTIAVACGVWHTAAVVEVIATQSSASISSGKLFTWGDGDKNRLGHGDKEARLKPTCVPALIDYNFHKIACGHSLTVGLTTSGHVFTMGSTVYGQLGNPNSDGKLPCLVDDKLSGECIEEIACGAYHVAVLTSRNEVYTWGKGANGRLGHGDIEDRKTPTMVEGLKDRHVKYIGCGSHYTAAICLHKWVSGAEQSQCSACRQAFGFTRKRHNCYNCGLVHCHSCSSRKATRAALSPNPGKPYRVCDSCYVKLNKVLEPGSNNRKNVVPRLSGENKDRLDKADIRLYKSAVPSNVDLIKQLDSKAAKQGKKAETFSLVRSSQTPSLLQLKDVVMSAAVDLRRTVPKPVLTTPSGVSSRSVSPFSRRPSPPRFATPVPTTSGLSFSKSIADSLKKTNELLNQEVLKLRSQVDSLRQRCELQEVELQNSTKKAQEAMAVAAEEAAKSKAAKEVIKSLTAQLKDLAERLPPGVYDTESIKQAYPSNGLEPNGIHNPDGDNHSRSSSMSNSYLISSMGIDSNTVNGSQGHTHSPRDSVGTNETNPQHNRELVTSNGMVNAVDRLSNGGGSFQSVSNLSVTVDGKDSGPSQDGENGTRSRNPALAVSGNAVEAEWIEQYEPGVYITLVALRDGTRDLKRVRFSRRRFGEHQAEIWWSENREKVYEKYNVRGSDKSSVNGSAARRSDGALSPASQQP is encoded by the exons GCAATAATTGCTTTGAAGAAGGGTGCTCAGCTACTGAAATATGGTCGTAAGGGAAAGCCTAAGTTTTGTCCGTTTCGACTTTCTAGC GACGAATCATCTTTGATCTGGGTTTCGAGTAGTGGAGAAAGAAATTTGAAGTTAGCTTCTGTCTCGAGAATTATTCCTGGACAAAGAACT GCCGTTTTCCAACGATATCTGCGTCCTGAGAAAGACTATTTATCCttttctcttatatataataACGGAAAGAGGTCCCTTGATCTG atcTGCAAGGATAAAGTTGAGGCAGAAGTGTGGATTGCTGGCGTCAAATCACTTATATCCTCTGGCAGAGGTGGTCGCTCCAAAATAGATGGATGGAGTGATGGAGGATTATACCTTGAT GATAGCAAAGACTTGACATCAAATAGCCCTAGTGATAGTTCTATTAGTGGTACACGGGATATTGGCTCTCCTGAGATTTCTGTCAATTTCAAATCACATACTTCACCGAATAGTTTGCTGCCTGACAATTCTCCGGTCTCTGAAAGGTCGCATGTAGCATCAGACCAGACAAATATGCAGGTAAAAGGATCCAGTTCAGATGCATTTCGAGTAAGTGTTTCAAGTGCTCCCAGCACTTCAAGTCATGGTTCTGCACCCGATGATTGTGATGCTCTAGGTGATGTGTACATATGGGGTGAGGTCATTTGTGATAGTGTTGTTAAGATTGGAGCTGATAAAAATGTAAGTTATTCGAGTCCCCGGGCAGATGTGCTTGTTCCTAGGCCATTAGAGTGCAATGTTGTTTTAGATGTACATCATATAGCCTGTGGGGTCAAGCATGCAGCCTTGGTCACAAGACAAGGTGAAGTTTTTACATGGGGTGAAGAATCTGGGGGACGACTCGGCCATGGTGTGGGGAAGGATGTTGCGCAGCCTTGTCTAGTTGAATCTTTGGCAGCTACTAGTGTTGATTTTGCGGCATGTGGAGAATTTCATAGTTGTGCTGTTACAATGGCTGGGGAGCTTTATACATGGGGAGATGGTACACACAATGCTGGGCTGCTTGGTCATGGTTCTGATGTCAGTCACTGGATACCAAGGAGAATTTCAGGTCCTCTAGAGGGACTTCAAGTTGCTTCTGTATCTTGTGGTCCATGGCATACAGCCTTGGTGACATCAAATGGGAAACTTTTTACATTTGGCGATGGAACATTTGGCGTCTTAGGCCATGGAGACAGAGAAAATGTTTCATGTCCGAGAGAAGTAGATTCCCTATCAGGGTTGAGGACAATTGCTGTTGCATGTGGGGTATGGCACACTGCTGCTGTAGTGGAGGTTATTGCAACACAATCTAGTGCCAGTATTTCATCAGGTAAATTGTTTACTTGGGGTGATGGAGATAAGAATCGTCTTGGACATGGTGACAAGGAAGCCCGTCTTAAACCAACATGCGTTCCAGCCCTTATTGATTACAATTTTCACAAAATTGCTTGCGGACACAGTTTAACTGTTGGTTTGACAACATCAGGGCATGTATTTACAATGGGTAGTACTGTTTATGGTCAGCTCGGTAATCCCAATTCTGATGGAAAACTACCTTGCTTGGTGGATGACAAACTTTCTGGGGAATGTATTGAAGAAATTGCTTGTGGTGCATATCATGTAGCAGTTTTGACATCTAGAAATGAAGTTTATACATGGGGAAAAGGCGCTAATGGGAGGTTGGGGCATGGTGATATTGAGGATCGAAAGACACCTACTATGGTTGAAGGTTTAAAGGATAGACATGTGAAATACATTGGGTGTGGTTCACACTATACAGCAGCTATATGTCTTCACAAATGGGTATCTGGTGCTGAGCAGTCACAGTGCTCTGCTTGCAGACAGGCTTTTGGATTTACAAGGAAAAGGCATAATTGCTATAATTGTGGACTCGTGCACTGCCATTCATGTAGTTCCAGAAAAGCAACAAGAGCAGCACTGTCTCCTAATCCTGGTAAACCATATCGAGTTTGTGATTCTTGTTATGTGAAATTGAACAAGGTGTTAGAACCTGGTAGTAATAATAGAAAGAATGTTGTACCTCGCTTGTCTGGTGAGAACAAAGACAGATTGGACAAGGCTGACATAAGATTATACAAGTCTGCTGTACCTTCAAACGTGGATTTGATAAAGCAATTGGACAGCAAAGCAGCCAAGCAAGGAAAGAAAGCTGAGACATTCTCCCTTGTTCGCTCTTCTCAGACACCTTCGCTGTTGCAATTAAAGGATGTAGTTATGTCAGCTGCTGTTGATCTGAGACGAACAGTTCCCAAACCAGTCCTTACAACACCATCTGGAGTAAGTTCGAGGTCTGTGTCACCATTCTCAAGGAGACCAAGCCCTCCTCGTTTTGCAACTCCTGTTCCTACAACATCTGGACTTTCCTTCTCAAAAAGTATCGCAGATAGTTTGAAGAAAACTAATGAGCTTTTGAACCAGGAAGTGCTAAAGTTACGTTCACAG GTTGATAGTCTGAGACAGAGATGTGAACTTCAAGAAGTAGAGCTTCAGAATTCAACAAAGAAAGCACAAGAAGCTATGGCAGTGGCTGCTGAGGAAGCTGCGAAATCTAAAGCGGCCAAAGAAGTTATAAAGTCACTAACCGCACAG CTCAAGGATTTGGCTGAAAGGCTGCCACCTGGGGTTTATGATACTGAGAGTATAAAGCAGGCATATCCATCTAATGGCTTGGAGCCAAATGGCATTCATAATCCAGATGGAGATAACCACTCAAGATCAAGTTCAATGAGCAATtcttacttaatttcctccatgggaattgactcaaatacagtaAATGGAAGTCAAGGGCATACTCATTCACCCAGGGATTCCGTAGGCACGAATGAAACCAACCCACAACACAATAGAGAGCTGGTGACCTCCAACGGGATGGTAAATGCTGTAGATAGGCTGTCCAATGGTGGCGGATCATTTCAGTCAGTTAGTAATCTGTCAGTGACTGTTGATGGCAAGGATTCTGGGCCTTCCCAAGATGGGGAGAATGGCACGAGATCCAGGAATCCTGCTTTGGCCGTTAGTGGTAATGCGGTTGAGGCAGAATGGATCGAACAATATGAGCCTGGTGTTTACATAACTCTTGTGGCTCTCCGTGATGGAACTAGAGATCTCAAACGAGTGCGCTTCAG CCGCAGAAGATTTGGAGAGCACCAAGCAGAAATTTGGTGGTCCGAGAATCGCGAGAAAGTGTACGAGAAGTACAATGTCCGTGGATCAGACAAGTCTTCAGTTAATGGCTCAGCTGCACGTAGATCGGATGGAGCTCTCTCACCTGCATCCCAACAACCTTAG